TTCTGGCTGACAGCGGGTTGAACATAATTACCGCAACAGATCTGCATGACGCCGCCCAAAAAGTATCACATATTGTTAGCGGAGGTGTCAGTTGAGCATTTTTGTCGGCAGTCAGACCAGGGTGGTTGTCCAGGGTATAACCGGTAAGGAAGGTCAGTTCCACGCCACGCAGTGCATTGAATATGGTACTCAGGTGGTTGCTGGGGTTACCCCCGGTAAAGGTGGTCAGTTTGTAGGTACTGTACCTGTTTTTAATACTGTTGAGGAGGCAAAAGAGGCCACTTCAGCAAACTGTTCCCTTATTTTTGTCCCCCCGGCCTTTGCAGCAGATGCAATACTGGAAGCTGTTGATGCCGAACTTGACCTTATAGTTGCTATAACCGAGGGCATCCCTCAGCTTGATATGCTGAAAGTGAAACATATGCTTAAGGCTAAGCGCAGTCGGCTTATTGGCCCGAACTGCCCAGGCATTATAACACCTGGCCAGTGTAAAGTTGGCATCATGCCCGGCAAAATTCACAAAAGCGGTGGTCCTATCGGAGTTGTCTCCCGTTCCGGCACCCTAACCTATGAGGTTGTTAATCAATTGACCCAGCAAGGTATTGGCCAGACCACCTGCGTCGGTATTGGCGGGGATCCAGTAAATGGCACAAATTTTATAGATTGTTTAGAGGCCTTTGAGAACGATCCGGAAACAAAAGGAGTTGTTATGGTTGGCGAGATTGGCGGTACGGCCGAGGAAGAGGCTTGCCGATTTATAGCTGAGCATGTATCCAAACCAGTGGTCGGATTTATTGCCGGGTTGACGGCGCCACCAGGAAGACGTATGGGCCACGCCGGTGCAATCGTCAGTGGTGGAAGCGGCACTGCCGAGGCCAAGATTGAGGCCATGAAGGCAAGTGGGATTAACGTCTGTGAAAATCTTGGTTCCCTCGGGGCTTTTTGTCTTGGTGTCTTTAGGAATATTTGAGGATTAAAAGTTATGACAAGAAAAGATAAAATATACAGAGTTCTTGTTGCCAAACCCGGTTTAGATGGTCATGACCGTGGAGCAAAGTATATTGCTCGGGCCTTGCGTGATGAAGGTTTTGAAGTCATATATACCGGCATTCGCAGAACGCCGGCCGAGATTGCAGCTGCAGCGGTGCAGGAAGATGTTTCGGCCATTGGCCTGTCATCACTTTCTGGTGCTCATATGAACTTGTTTCCTGCTGTTATTGACGAGCTTAAGAAACTTGGTGCGGGAGATATCCCTGTACTTGGCGGCGGAGTAATTCCGCAAGAGGATATTGCGCTTTTAAAAGAGGCCGGGATTGTATCGCTTTTTACACCCGGAACCTCAGTGGATGTTATCATCGCAGCGTTCCGAAATGCCTGTGAGTCCTGCGGTAAGTAATTTTATGGATCGCACTGCTGATATTCTGGCCGGGATTGATCGTAGAAGTCCACGTGCTATTGCCAGGGCAATCTCATTAGTTGAAAACGGTGATACCTGTGCGGCTGAAATTTTAGCAGGTCTTAACACCGATTCGTCAGCATATATTGTTTTGGGAATTACCGGCCCCCCTGGTGCCGGTAAATCGACTTTAACCGATTCCTTGATCAGTTATTTCCGCAGCGAAAATAAGCGAGTTGGTGTCATCGCAGTTGATCCTTCCTCGCCACTTACAGGTGGTGCGATATTAGGTGACCGCATTCGCATGATGAAGCATGCCACCGATGTTGATGTTGTCATGCGATCAATGGCAACCCGGGGCCGTCTTGGCGGAATTTGCAATGCAACAGGTGCGGCGGTTCGGATAATGGCAAGTTCCGGTTGTGAGATTGTTCTTATTGAAACTGTTGGTGTCGGGCAGTCCGAAATCGATGTTATCGGTCTTGCCGATCAAACGATAATGGTCTTAGCTCCCGGACTTGGCGATGATATTCAGGCAATGAAGGCGGGAATTCTGGAAGTCGCTGATTTTGTAGCTGTCAACAAGGCTGATCTGCCTGGATCTGATACTCTGATCATGGAAATGGAGCAGGTATTTCGTGACCGCGGTGTTGCAGATACCTCGGTAGTTGATCGGGTTTACGCAACTATTGCCCCAGAGGGCAAGGGGGTTGCTGAACTGGTTAGCGCAGTTGATGCCTTAGAAGCGCATCTTTGTCAAAGCGGCCGGAAAGATCGGCAAAGACGTGATAAATTTAATAAACAAGTACTTGATTGGAGCCTTGAGCTTATAAAACCTGAGCTTGAATCAGAAATTATCCGGGGAAACTATCCTGTGACGGGAGACCCCCGACAGTATGCCCAGCAGCTTGTGAGAAAATTATGACCAACCATAAAGAGTATACAGCATGGCAGGAAAATGAACTTGCCAGTAGTCTCAAACGCTTTCCTGAACGAAAAGACATATTTACGAATCATGGCGGCAATGAGGTTGTACGAGTTGCCGTACCTTCCCAGATTGATGATACCTATGTCGAAAATATCGGTTTTCCAGGACGCTATCCCTATACTCGTGGTGTGCAACCGACCATGTACCGCGGACGATTTTGGACGATGCGTCAGTATGCCGGTTTTTCAACTGCGTCTGAATCGAATAAACGATATCGGTATCTACTCGACCAAGGCACGACTGGACTTTCAGTGGCCTTTGATCTTCCGACTCAGATTGGATACGACTCTGATCATGAGTTAAGTTATGGTGAGGTCGGCAAGGTTGGTGTCGCCATTGATACCTTGGCCGATATGGAGATGCTTTTCGACCAGATACCTCTGGACAAGGTTTCCACCTC
This sequence is a window from Desulfobulbaceae bacterium. Protein-coding genes within it:
- a CDS encoding cobalamin B12-binding domain-containing protein codes for the protein MTRKDKIYRVLVAKPGLDGHDRGAKYIARALRDEGFEVIYTGIRRTPAEIAAAAVQEDVSAIGLSSLSGAHMNLFPAVIDELKKLGAGDIPVLGGGVIPQEDIALLKEAGIVSLFTPGTSVDVIIAAFRNACESCGK
- the sucD gene encoding succinate--CoA ligase subunit alpha, which gives rise to MSIFVGSQTRVVVQGITGKEGQFHATQCIEYGTQVVAGVTPGKGGQFVGTVPVFNTVEEAKEATSANCSLIFVPPAFAADAILEAVDAELDLIVAITEGIPQLDMLKVKHMLKAKRSRLIGPNCPGIITPGQCKVGIMPGKIHKSGGPIGVVSRSGTLTYEVVNQLTQQGIGQTTCVGIGGDPVNGTNFIDCLEAFENDPETKGVVMVGEIGGTAEEEACRFIAEHVSKPVVGFIAGLTAPPGRRMGHAGAIVSGGSGTAEAKIEAMKASGINVCENLGSLGAFCLGVFRNI
- the meaB gene encoding methylmalonyl Co-A mutase-associated GTPase MeaB; the encoded protein is MLSSQRSEMPVSPAVSNFMDRTADILAGIDRRSPRAIARAISLVENGDTCAAEILAGLNTDSSAYIVLGITGPPGAGKSTLTDSLISYFRSENKRVGVIAVDPSSPLTGGAILGDRIRMMKHATDVDVVMRSMATRGRLGGICNATGAAVRIMASSGCEIVLIETVGVGQSEIDVIGLADQTIMVLAPGLGDDIQAMKAGILEVADFVAVNKADLPGSDTLIMEMEQVFRDRGVADTSVVDRVYATIAPEGKGVAELVSAVDALEAHLCQSGRKDRQRRDKFNKQVLDWSLELIKPELESEIIRGNYPVTGDPRQYAQQLVRKL